In Marinobacter sp. LQ44, the following are encoded in one genomic region:
- a CDS encoding NAD(P)H-binding protein: MNVLVLGATGLTGRLVVEKLLKRSGVTSVVVPVRRSLGIDSPKLVEHVVDFEALESRADIFKVDALVCCLGTTIKKAGSQEAFRKVDYEYAYRAAKLAKAGGVNRLILMSAIGASSRSTVFYSRVKGELEDAVRGLGFDYLSIYHPSLLLGDRKEHRTGEAIGMAVMPLANRALIGPLQKYRAIEAETVAEAMVNDLMESDNGKGARPVVVVWEYDDIRSLARGIQASCP; this comes from the coding sequence ATGAACGTTCTGGTATTGGGAGCCACAGGCCTGACCGGTCGCCTGGTGGTCGAAAAGTTGCTGAAGCGCTCCGGGGTAACATCCGTGGTGGTGCCGGTGCGCCGTTCGCTGGGTATTGATAGCCCGAAGCTGGTGGAGCATGTGGTCGACTTTGAGGCGCTGGAGTCCCGCGCTGATATCTTCAAGGTTGATGCCCTGGTCTGCTGTCTGGGCACCACCATCAAGAAGGCGGGCTCGCAGGAAGCATTCCGTAAGGTGGATTACGAGTACGCATACAGGGCGGCCAAATTGGCCAAGGCGGGGGGTGTGAACAGGCTTATCCTGATGTCTGCCATTGGTGCCTCCTCCCGGTCTACGGTTTTCTACAGCCGGGTGAAAGGTGAGCTGGAGGATGCGGTGCGGGGGCTTGGGTTTGATTACCTTTCCATTTATCACCCAAGCCTGTTGCTGGGAGACCGAAAGGAGCATCGTACCGGCGAAGCCATCGGCATGGCGGTTATGCCGTTAGCCAACCGCGCCTTGATTGGCCCGCTACAAAAGTATCGGGCCATTGAGGCCGAGACGGTTGCCGAGGCGATGGTGAATGACCTCATGGAATCCGATAATGGCAAAGGCGCCCGCCCCGTGGTTGTGGTCTGGGAGTACGATGACATCCGTAGCTTGGCCCGGGGCATTCAGGCCAGCTGTCCTTGA
- the arfB gene encoding alternative ribosome rescue aminoacyl-tRNA hydrolase ArfB, producing MLKISNAVELADWEIEITQIRAQGAGGQNVNKVASAVHLRFDILNSSLPPFYKERLMALSDQRISKDGIIVIKAQSFRTLELNKEDALERLKELIQEAVKQQKARRPTKPTKGSQRRRVDSKTKKGKTKALRGKVQL from the coding sequence ATGCTGAAAATCTCCAATGCCGTTGAACTGGCAGACTGGGAAATTGAGATCACTCAGATACGCGCGCAAGGCGCTGGCGGGCAAAACGTCAACAAGGTGGCATCCGCCGTTCACCTGCGGTTCGACATCCTTAACTCCAGCCTGCCACCGTTTTACAAGGAACGGCTGATGGCGTTGTCAGATCAGCGCATCAGCAAAGACGGCATCATCGTGATCAAAGCCCAGTCTTTCCGGACTCTTGAACTAAACAAGGAGGATGCCCTGGAGCGACTGAAAGAGCTCATTCAGGAAGCGGTAAAGCAACAAAAGGCCCGGCGCCCAACCAAGCCTACCAAGGGGTCGCAAAGGCGGCGAGTGGACAGTAAAACGAAAAAGGGCAAAACCAAGGCACTCAGGGGAAAAGTTCAGCTTTGA